One genomic region from Gossypium hirsutum isolate 1008001.06 chromosome D13, Gossypium_hirsutum_v2.1, whole genome shotgun sequence encodes:
- the LOC107918631 gene encoding protein trichome birefringence-like 3, with amino-acid sequence MSFAASPSAIMIKTYKGKLPLSVITVIVCAFAFLALLYTQSLTFLSSNYILKSKSCARRGAVVEANDHRMAEENVEILEIDDRFEFDPEECDIGKGKWVFNRSIKPLYTDTSCPYLDRQFSCVKNGRLDFDYHHWEWQPEDCNLPRFHPELALQKLRGKRLLFAGDSLQRNQWESFVCMVEWSIPPEKKSMKRGKVHSVFKAKEYNATIEFYWAPFLIESNTDIDVLDPKKRILKVDSVAKHSKHWEGADILAFNTYVWWMSGLRLKTLWGSFVNGDEGYAELDTAVAYQIGLKTWANWIDSTLNPNKTRVFFTTISPIHTRSEEWGKTDGLKCFNETKPVKKLWGSGSDKEMMSVVVGVLKKMKVAVTVVNITQLSEYRVDAHSSIYTETGGRLLNDEEKADPGRHADCIHWCLPGVPDTWNRIFLAHL; translated from the exons ATGAGCTTTGCGGCATCTCCTTCAGCCATAATgattaaaacttacaaaggaaagCTACCTCTTTCTGTTATCACAGTTATAGTCTGCGCTTTTGCATTCCTTGCTCTTCTATATACACAAAGCTTAACTTTTCTTTCTTCAAATTATATTCTCAAATCCAAGTCCTGTGCTAGAAGAGGTGCTGTTGTAGAAGCTA ATGATCATAGAATGGCAGAGGAGAACGTAGAAATCCTCGAAATCGATGACAGGTTCGAGTTTGACCCTGAAGAGTGCGATATTGGTAAAGGTAAGTGGGTGTTCAACCGCTCTATCAAGCCATTGTACACAGATACAAGTTGTCCATACCTGGACAGGCAATTTTCTTGCGTCAAAAATGGCCGGCTTGATTTTGACTACCATCACTGGGAGTGGCAGCCTGAGGACTGCAACCTGCCTAG ATTTCATCCAGAACTTGCACTTCAAAAGCTTCGAGGAAAGAGGCTACTCTTTGCTGGGGATTCCCTGCAAAGGAATCAATGGGAATCTTTCGTTTGCATGGTTGAATGGAGTATACCTCCAGAAAAGAAGTCTATGAAACGAGGAAAAGTTCATTCTGTCTTCAAAGCCAag GAATATAATGCAACGATTGAATTTTACTGGGCCCCGTTTCTTATTGAATCCAATACGGATATCGACGTTTTAGATCCGAAGAAAAGAATACTAAAAGTTGATTCAGTTGCCAAGCACTCTAAACACTGGGAAGGAGCTGATATACTCGCGTTTAATACTTACGTTTGGTGGATGAGTGGGCTTAGACTCAAGACATT ATGGGGTTCATTTGTAAATGGCGATGAAGGTTACGCAGAGCTGGATACAGCAGTTGCCTACCAAATAGGTTTGAAGACGTGGGCTAACTGGATCGATTCAACTTTAAATCCCAACAAGACCCGTGTTTTCTTCACAACTATATCCCCTATCCATACAAG AAGCGAAGAGTGGGGCAAGACAGATGGGCTGAAATGTTTCAATGAAACAAAGCCAGTGAAGAAGCTGTGGGGAAGTGGTTCCGACAAGGAGATGATGAGTGTGGTGGTGGGTGTGCTGAAGAAAATGAAAGTTGCAGTTACAGTTGTAAATATAACACAGCTCTCAGAGTACAGAGTCGACGCACATTCATCAATTTATACAGAGACTGGGGGGAGGCTCTTAAATGATGAGGAAAAAGCAGACCCTGGACGCCATGCTGATTGCATCCATTGGTGCCTGCCTGGTGTTCCTGATACTTGGAATCGAATATTTTTGGCACATTTGTAG